The Labrus bergylta chromosome 15, fLabBer1.1, whole genome shotgun sequence genome includes a region encoding these proteins:
- the LOC136182797 gene encoding tripartite motif-containing protein 16-like translates to MHRHMLCRSEVKLVLSYEEVNLRQSLLPRGEMAQKGVQLDRETFSCLICLDLLKDPVTLSCGHSYCMKCIKSHWDTEDEKTVYSCPQCRQTFTARPDLRKNTMLADLVEELKKTGLQAAPADDCYAGSEDVACDVCTGRKLKACKSCLQCLASYCEKHLQPHYDSPAYAKHKLVEPSKKLQENVCSRHDEAMKVFCRTDQQSICYLCLMDEHKGHDTVSAAAERSEKQRELEVSRQNIQQRIQDREKDVKLLQQEVEAINGSADKTVGNSEKMFTELIRLMEKRRSDVKQQVRSQQQTEVSRVRELQEKLEQEITELKRRDAEMKKLSQTQDHNQFLHDYPSLSPLNESTHSSSIKIRPLRFFEDVTAAVSEVRDKLQAFLREKWTNISQTVTEVDVLLSEPEPKTRAEFLKYSCDITLDPNTVNTQLLLSDGNRKVTFTSQTNPYSSHPDRFTEWCFQVLSKESLTGRCYWEVKKRGRGVSVAVTYKNISRAESSNECRFGRNDKSWALDCFNSYNFYYNKVSTPVSGPRSSRVGVYLDHRAGILSFYSISETMTLLHRVQTTFTQPLHAGLGFYYFGDSAELCKLK, encoded by the coding sequence atgcacagacacatgctttgtagatcagaggtGAAACTTGTTCTCAGTTATGAGGAAGTGAATCTCAGACAGTCGTTGTtaccgagaggagaaatggcgcagaaaggagttcagctggaccgggaaaccttctcttgtttgatctgtctggatctcctgaaggatccggtgactcTTTCCTGTGGACACAGCTACTGCATgaagtgtattaaaagccactgggatacagaggatgagaagacagtctacagctgccctcagtgtagacaGACCTTCACAGCGAGGCCtgacctgaggaaaaacaccatgttggcagatttagtggaggagctgaagaagactggactccaagctgctcctgctgatgactgctatgctggatctgaagatgtggcctgtgatgtctgcaccgggagaaaactgaaagcctgtaagtcctgtctgcagtgtctggcttcttactgtgagaaacacctccagcctcattATGATTCACCTGCCTATgcaaaacacaagctggtggagccctccaagaagctccaggagaacgtctgctctcgtcatgatgaggcgatgaaagtattttgtcgcactgatcagcagtctatctgttatctctgtttaatggatgaacacaaaggtcatgacacagtctcagctgcagcagaaaggagcgagaagcagagagagctggaggtgagtcgacaaaacatccagcagagaatccaggacagagagaaagatgtgaagctgctccaacaggaggtggaggctatcaatggctccgctgataaaacagtggggaacagtgagaagatgttcactgagctgatccgtctcatggagaaaagacgctctgatgtgaagcagcaggtcagatcccagcagcaaactgaagtgagtcgagtcagagagcttcaggagaagctggagcaggagatcactgagctgaagaggagagacgctgagaTGAAGAAGCTGTCACAGACACAggaccacaaccagtttctacacgactacccctcactgtcaccactcaatgaatctacacactcatccagcatcaagatccgtcctctgaggttctttgaggatgtgacagcggctgtgtcagaagtcagagataaactacaggccttcctgagagagaaatggacaaacatctcacagacagtgactgaagtggatgttttactgtcagaaccagagcccaagaccagagctgagttcttaaaatattcatgtgacatcacactggatccaaacacagtaaacacacagctgttattatctgatgggaacagaaaagtaacatttaCAAGTCAGACCAAtccttattctagtcacccagacagattcactgaatGGTGTtttcaggtcctgagtaaagagagtctgactggacgttgttactgggaagtgaagaagagaggaagaggagtttctgtagcagtcacatacaagaatatcagcagagcagagagttCGAATGAGTGTAGatttggacgtaatgacaaatcttgggcgttagattgtttcaacagttataacttttattacaacaaagtcagcactcctgtctcaggtcctcggtcctccagagtaggagtgtacctggatcacagagcaggtattctgtccttctacagcatctctgaaaccatgactctcctccacagagtccagaccacattcactcagcctctacatgctggactcgggttttattattttggagactctgctgagttgtgtaaactgaaatag
- the LOC114921859 gene encoding uncharacterized protein, with amino-acid sequence MSLSVILMLLFTAVTGDDTASLTVRLGHDVTLPCRNVIKDQQKCDSPSWLFSRYIGSTAVELVTLGNISKNEKAKAKAKRLNVTEDCSLVIKSVTHDDVGRYTCRQIRSGEQVSEARVLLNVINSTSDDAFRFYCSVFRFGVCAHTVQWYYKGDETDISDHQQLTCTAIVSFKTPHVVQKSNFNELLYCKVTDNKSGQTLLCNAFSKSSCEKTDTTGSTSTGGNEITEDETLKKPGWIRFIIVSVGLAVLIIIFVTSSIWVRTKENKTQMDHNAVENDEGEASVIYENYGGHDASVRFR; translated from the exons atgtctttatctgTGATACTGATGCTTCTGTTTACAG CTGTAACTGGAGATGATACCGCCTCCCTCACAGTCAGACTTGGACATGATGTCACTTTGCCATGTAGAAATGTGATTAAAGATCAGCAGAAATGTGACAGTCCTTCTTGGCTTTTCAGTCGTTATATTGGGAGCACAGCAGTAGAGCTGGTTACACTCGGGAATATAAGTAAAAATGAGAAAGCTAAAGCTAAAGCTAAGAGGCTAAATGTTACAGAGGATTGTTCTCTGGTTATTAAAAGTGTCACACATGACGATGTCGGTCGTTACACCTGCAGACAGATCAGATCAGGAGAACAAGTTTCAGAAGCTCGTGTGTTGCTGAATGTTATTAACA GTACCTCGGACGATGCCTTCAggttttactgctctgtgttcaGATTTGGAGTCTGTGCCCACACAGTGCAGTGGTATTATAAGGGTGATGAGACAGATATATCAGACCACCAACAGTTAACCTGTACAGCTATTGTGTCATTTAAAACTCCTCATGTTGTTCAGAAGTCAAACTTTAATGAGTTGCTGTATTGTAAAGTAACAGACAATAAGAGTGGACAAACACTGCTGTGTAATGCCTTCTCTAAGTCCTCCTGTGAGAAAACAG ACACAACAGGAAGCACATCAACAGGAGGAAACGAGATAACGGAGGACGAAACTCTGAAGAAACCAG GTTGGATCAGGTTCATCATTGTGTCTGTGGGACTGGCAGTACTCATAATCATTTTTGTGACGAGCAGCATATGGGTGAGAACTAAAG AGAACAAAACGCAGATGGATCACAATGCT gtTGAAAATGATGAAGGTGAAGCTTCAGTAATCTATGAAAACTATGGAGGTCATGATGCTTCTGTCAGATTCCGGTGA